The following DNA comes from Methanosarcina vacuolata Z-761.
TTGACCTGCCAACCCACAAGGTAGCTCTCGAAGAAGTTGTCAAGGCTCTTACCGACTCGGAATTTGGTGTCATAACAGACATGGGTGAAATCAACGCTGTCGGGCACAGAGTTGTGCACGGTGGCGAGAAGTTCACAACATCTGCTCTATTTGATGCAGGTGTAGAAGCGGCTATCAAGGATTGTTTTGACCTGGCACCCCTTCACAATCCTCCAAACATGATGGGAATCTCAGCCTGTGCAGAGATCATGCCTGGAACGCCGATGGTTATTGTTTTTGACACTGCATTCCATCAAACAATGCCCGCATATGCCTACATGTATGCTTTGCCATATGATCTGTATGAAAAGCATGGAGTAAGAAGATACGGTTTCCACGGGACTTCCCACAAGTACGTTGCCGGAAGAGCCGCCCTTATGCTTGGAAAGCCCATAGAAGATACCAAGATTATTACCTGCCACCTTGGAAACGGTTCAAGTATTACAGCAGTGAAAGGTGGAAAATCTGTTGATACCAGTATGGGCTTTACTCCTCTTGAAGGGGTTGCAATGGGTACCAGATGTGGTTCCATTGACCCGGCAGTCGTTCCCTTCGTTATGGATAAAGAAGGCCTGTCAAGCAGAGAAATTGACACTCTCATGAACAAGAAGTCCGGTGTGCTTGGAGTTTCCGGGATCAGCAATGACTTCAGAGACCTTGATGAAGCAGCTTCTCACGGCAACGAGAGAGCCGAACTTGCCCTTGAGATCTTCGCATATAGTGTTAAGAGAGTCATTGGTGAGTATTTAGCTGTGCTCAATGGTGCAGATGCGATTGTCTTCACCGCAGGTATTGGAGAAAACAGCGCAAGCATCAGAAAGAGAATCCTTGCTGGTCTTGACGGCCTCGGCATAAAAATCGATGAGGAAAAGAACAAGATCAGAGGCCAGGAAATCGACATCAGCACCCCTGATGCGAGTATAAAGGTTTTTGTCATTCCAACCAATGAAGAACTTGCCATTGCAAGGGAAACAAAGGACATTGTTGAGACCGAAGCTAAACTACGCAGCTCGGTACCTGTTTGATCGTAAAGGAGAAGTCTCCTTTACTTTTTCTATTTTTGAGTTTAAACAGTATTCTTTCGTTTTCCGCTTTTTTCAAGAATTGTTTTTCCAGCCCTTTCAGAGCTGAAACTTATGTTGTTACAAAATTAATACCCTTAATGAATAACTGTCCTTAAGTTATCATGCTTATGAAGCAGGTGGATATTGTTCCTCGTACATCCGGACAAGATAGGGCATTGGTAACCAGGATTTTTGGAGCTGCCAGAGCAAAGAACAGGCACATACTGGGTCTTGAGCTTTTGACATTTTGAAAGCTTACGGCATACCTTTAATAAAGACCAGGTTTGCAAAAACTGCAGAAGAGGCTGTAATCGCAGCAGAAGAGATAGGTTATCCTCTTGTAATGAAGGTCGTTTCTCCACAGATATCTCATAAATCCGATATTGGAGGAATCAAATTCTCCCTTCAGAACGCTGCTGAGGTGAAAACTGCCTACCAGGACATGATAGAAGGCATCCAAAAGAAACTGCCGGATGCATACCTTGAAGGTGTACAGCTTCAGCCCATGCTCTCAGGTGGCAAAGAGGTAATTTTAGGGATGGTTCATGACCCCACATTTGGACCCATGCTGATGTTCGGGCTTGGTGGAATTTATATAGAAATTCTCAAAGATATCCAGTTTGCGATAGTCCCTGTTGACGAAAGAGAAGCCAGAGAAATGATTACAGGAATCAAAACCTATCCCTTACTTGCTGGAGTCAGGGGTGAAAAACCTTCTGATATTAACGCGCTTGTAGACATAATTTTCAGGGTTTCGAACCTTGTTTTCGATTTTCCGGAGATTGAAGAATTCGAGATAAACCCTATGATGGTTTTTGAAAAGGGAAAAGGCGCACTTGCTGTGGATTTGAGGTTGATATTGAAGAGTGACATGTGATTTTTTTGGGGTCAAGTACAACCGCTGACCCGCAATCATTGATCCGTAACCGTTGATCTGTAACCGTTTATTCATAACCGTTTATCCATAACCGTTGATCCGTAACCGTTGCGCCGGCTGATCACAAACCGTTGCGCCGGTTTATCACGCCGATAGGGTTTGGGGATAAGATTCTCAAACTCAAACTTTTATCGGGTTTTCGCTCAAGCCTTTTTTAAAAAGGCTTGCGGGCAAGCAGTTATTTGAAAAGGCTTGTGGTCAATTTTTCGAGTTTTTTCCAAATCCTTATGAAAAACTTATTTTCGCAACCCTTTGGCAGTGGTTTCAGAATTCTGAGACGTTTCAGGCCTGGTCATAGTAAAATTATAACATTTGTTTCGTACATACTGGGAGTAGTAAATGAGGTGGTAAGACGGCCCAGGAACGGAAAAGATTCATGCTGGCTGTGGGTATCCTGCTTATTTCGAGCACTGTAGCTATTAATCTCCTACTTGAGGATTCACCAGTGGTAATCCAGCTTGAAGGGGACACGTTCAAGGTTGTGGATATCCCGTACGTGTATACTGTAAAAGAAGCGTATATTCTCCTTTTTTCCGGGTTTCTTGGAGGTCTGGCGCTGGCTCAGGTTCTACTGTACCTGGGGGTTCAAGGATCTGAGCTTTCAATAACAGGACAAGAAGCACAGGTAACTGCTTTCAACGTTATCACAGAGAAAGCTCCAGAGAAGATTTTTGAGGTCTCGCTTGAAAATGATCCTGTTGAAGAAAACCTGTACAGAGATAACATCGACCCCACAGATGTCCTTCTGCGGGCCCTTGAAGGAGATGAAAGGAAAGCCATTGAACTGATTGCAGCAAAAGGAGGAAGAATTCTTCAGAATGAACTCGTGAATTCCCTTGACTTTTCCAAGGCCAAAGTTTCTCGAGTTCTCATGAACCTGGAAAGGAGAGGCATAATAACAAAGAAAAAGTACGGGCTTACAAACTGCATTTCGATAGCTGATGAACTTAAGGATAACGTTGGGATTAAGGGTGAAATGAAATGAGGAAAAGTGCTCTTATTTCGATTTCAGTTGTTTTACTGGTCCTGGTTCTCGGAGGGGCATGGTACTATGGAAATGGGGCCGATGTAAAAATTACTGATATGTATGTTTCTCCTTTTGGGGCAGGTGACTCTGGAAAGCTGAACATAACGCTTCAAAATAACGGTTTAAAGCCCGTTGATGTATGGCTTGAGATTGACAACGCTTTTGTGGACGAAAATGGGGTGAGCTACTCAACATCGAGGCTGATAATTTCCGATAATTCCACAAATCCATGGGATGAAGGAACAGTTTCTCTTCAGAAGCCTATCGAGCTTGTTCCCGGAAACAATTCAGTCAGTGTATGGCTCGGATATAGACTTCCAGGGGAGTACCCTGTAAATGTCAGGGTCGTTCAGAATAGCAGGCTTCTGGATGAAGATACTTATCTCGTAAATGTCCCGTTTCCTGAACTCCACCTGAAACTGGAAGATGAAATGGAGCACACAAACACTTCTGATGTTTACAGGGTTTATGGCTATCTCCTAAATTACGGGCTGAGCTCTGCAGACAAAGTGAGTACTAACTTAACAGTGACGAACGAGAAAACAGGGGAAATTGTGTTCACATCTTCCGGGTTTTATTCCGTGAGTGGACAGGATAAAAGTGCCCTCAGAACCTGGCCAGGTTATCCATATGCAATTGTGGAAATTGCTCACGGCAAGCCTTCAGGAGATTCGTACATGCCTGTACAGAATGTGATTGTTGGGAAAGAAGGAGATCGTTTCCTGCTGAATGTAACATCCCGATGGCAGGACCAGGTAACATCTGCCGAATTGCATATTCCGGCTCAGGAGGAGGGTAGGTGAGGCACATGATAAAAAGAGATGAGCTTTTCAGTTGCAAAAGCGCAAAACTTTTGGTTCTTATGCTTTTGCTTTTCGGAAACTGTGCTGGCTGTCTTGAGAAGGACCCGGTAGAGGCCCATGTGAATTCACTGGTTCAGGGTCTAGGAGATGAGGACGAGAGAGTCAGTTCGGTTTCAGCTAATGAACTTTGTGAGATTGGGGAACCTGCAGTAGATCCTCTTATAAAAGCTTTAAAAGACGATAATTCACAGGTTCGAAGCCTTGCTGCCCAGGATCTTGGAATAATAGGTGACAAAAAAGCTACAAACTCTTTAATAGAAGCTCTGAAGGACCCGGTTCCGGAGGTTCGTATGAATTCAGCTTTTTCACTTGGTGAACTTCAAGCAACTGAAGCTGTTGAGCCCCTTATCGAGCTTTTGAAGGACGAAGACGGAGAGGTCGTTCGTTATACGGTAATTTCACTTGGAATGTTGAAAGATCCCAGGGCTACTGAACCTCTTTGTGAGGTTCTGAAACGCGATGATGCCAGTATAAGCTATGATGGCGATTCGGATATGCGTTATACCGGCAATTCGGATATACGCTCTGAGGCTGTGTTTGCCCTTGGAGAAATAGGAGATCCGCGAGCAGTTGACACCCTCCTGGACCTATTAAGTGATAAGGAAATTGGGAGTTATGCAGCTTCCAGTCTTGGCCTTATGAAAGGTGAATACGTGTTCGGAAAACTTATTAAACTGCTGGAAAACAAAAATCCTACAATCCGGACCAACGCCGTATCTGTATATGAGCATATTCAGGATCCTGCTGCTGTCCCTATTATGATTCGGATGCTGAATGACCAGGTTCCAGAAGTACGTAGAGAAACTGCTTACGCTTTGGGTCATTTTAATGAGTCTGAGGAAATTGCCCAGACCGAAGAGCCCTTAATTAATGCCCTCGGAGACAGCAAAGTAGAGGTACAGGCAGCTGCTGCTGGTTCTCTTGGACTTATTGAGAGCAAAAAAGCGATTCCACTCCTTGCAGAGATAATTCAGTCTAAAGATTCTACTCTCTGCGAGACTGCTATCTATTCCCTGGCGAGATATAAAGATCCTGAGGCTGCAGACGCTCTTATTGACGCTCTTGGAAATGAAAACTGGCATATAAGAATGGAAATTGTTTATTCCCTTATGGAAGTTGGGGACACAAGGGCAGTCGACCCTATAATTTCCTTACTTGTGGATGAAAATTATGAAGTAAGAAAAAGTGCTGCAAGCGCACTTGGAAAACTTGGCGATAGGAAAGCTGTTGAGCCTATTATTAAGGCCCTTGAGACCGAAAGAGAGTCGGATGTCAGAATTACTGAAGTTCAAGCTCTTGGGATACTGGGGGGACCAGAAGCCATCAAATGTTTGAGTCGGGTCAGTACTGACAAAGACGAGTATAAATACGTCAGGAATTCTGCAGAGAAAGCATTGGTGATACTCAAGGGAGGTGGGACAGTGAATGCCTCCTCTTTTTATTAATAATTTATTTGGGTTGTAGAGATACGAATTTAATGTAATAAGTTTTGAATCGAAATAATTTCAGGATGAATAAATTTCACAAATATTTCAAATTTTTACAGTCTACGAGCTGTTGATTAATAACGTCAAATATTAGCGGAAACTTTGCTAGGGGAACTTTACTAGGTTTGGAATGTCCAAAAAAATACTAAAACAAGGAGGAAACAACTTAATGAAAAAATATACAGTATTTTTGGTGGCTACTTTTACTATCCTAATTTCAGTTGCTGCCGACACTGCAAATGCAGCAGACAATGCTAGCAACATAACCAGCGTTTGTGATATAGCCGAAACCGATTATAAAAGCGAGAGCTGGTCTAACGGACAATATCCAGTAATCGATTTATTTGGAGAAAAAGAGGTCCCACTGTTTACCACCAATGGAAGCACTGGGAATGTACATGTTAACAAACTTGCCAAGTTGCTTCTTGATGATAATAATACTTACACCCTCCTCCAAGGCGGTGAAAAACTCGATCTTGGCAACGGATACGCTCTTGAAGCTAAACAGATCAATATTGACAATGAGGAAATATGGTTTGAGTTCAGTAAGGATGGAAAATATATTGCTGATCAGATAGTCCCAGCCAATACTGATGGCAACAATACATGGACTGTCACCCTTGACAATGTTCAGGGTGAAAACAATGTCGTTGCCATGAAAGTTCATGTCAAGAATATATTTGTGGGTGCGGTAGACAATATCGTTCAGATTAACGGTCTCTGGCTTACTGACTACACAAATGCTACAACTCTCAAGGTAGGAGATAAAATCGGAGAATTTACTCTTGAGAATATTGTCAGCGGAGTAAATACCTCTAACATGGGAAGCCTTGTTTTTGAAAATAATACGGGATCTTCAGTAGCTTGTAATGTTGTCGGTACTAATTATAAATGCAACAGCTGGTCTAATGTAGCAGCAGACACTGCAAGTACAGAAGACACTGCAAATACAGCAGACATAGCAAATACAGAAGACATTGCAAGTACAGAAGACACTGCAAGTACAGAAGACAATGTAAGCAATATGACCGATGTTTGCAATGTTGTCAGTACCAGTTATAAATGGGTATCTAATGAACAGTATCCAGTAATCGACTTATTTGGAGATAAATATGTTCCGCTGTTTACCACTAATGGAAGTATCTGGGATTCACATGTTACCAAGCTTGCCAAGTTGATTATTGACAGTAATGAACATCAAGTTCTCAAAGACGGTGAAACAATCGAGCTCGGCCAGGGCTACGCTCTAGAAGCAAAGCAGATCAGTATTCCCAATAGTCAGGCCTGGCTCGAGGTCACAAAGGACGGAAAATATGTTGATGATCGAATAGTTACACTCAATGATGACAAGAATACAACATGGAATCTTACTCTTGACAACGTTCAGGGCGAAAACAACGTTATTGTCATGAGAGTTCATGTTGACAGTGTAGGCGGATTGGTAGAAGATAATATCCTTCAATATAGTTGTGTTACGATTGACGGAATCTGGCTTATTGATTATTCAGATGTCATAAACCTTGAAATCGGGGATAAAATAGGAGGATTGACACTTGAAAAAATAATCGGTGGCACGAATATCTCTAACCAGGGGAGCCTTGTTTTTAAAAATGCTACGGGATCTTCTATAAGTTATAATGTTGTTGGTACTGATTATACATGTGAAAGCTGGTCTAATCAATACCCAACTATCAATTTATTTGGAGAGACGTATTTTCCGTTGCTTGCCAATAGCGACAAATCACGGAAACCTTATAACGACCCAATCTGGGAATGTCATGTTGATAAGATTGCTAAACTCATTCTTGATAGCGATAAGAAACACCTCCTGAAGACCGGTGAAAAAATCGATTTCGGCCAGGGCTACAGTCTCCAGGTCAAGGAGATCGACGTTGATGGAGAGAGGGCTTGGATTGAATTCGATAAAGATGGAAAATATGTAGATGACACTATCGCTTTAACTTATCCCAATGAGCATTATTGGACTTGTTTACGTGACAATATTCAAGGCGAAGACAATATTCCTGTCCTGAAAGTCTATGTTAGCAAAGTCTATCAGGACGGAAACGACAGTATTGTCCAGATTGGCGGGATATGGCTAATTGATTATGCAAATGCCAGAACCCTTAAAATCGGGGATAAAATCGGGGAATCAACGCTTGAAAAAATAGTTAGCGGGACAAACTCATCTAACCCAGGAAGTCTTGCTTTCAAGAAAACTCAAGCTGTTGATTCTTCACCTACATCCGAAGAGAAAACGGTTGTGTCCACTAACAAGAGTACAAGCCCATCTATTTCATGGGATTTGGACTTCTTGAATTTTATCACAAGCAAATTTCGATGAAGAAGACCCCGGCTCTACAAAAGCATCAAATACCACAGTCTAAAGAAAAAAATCAACAAACAATTTCCAGCTTTGTAGAAATCCTCTTCAAACAGACAGAAACGGATCATCTTCAATTATCGAAAATCCAGCCCATATCTTGAGTTGCAGGTTTAAGACTACTCCACCCACTCCAAGAAGATTTCTACAGAGCCTAATTTCCTTAATTCATGTTTTTATCGGTCTAGCAATAAAATTTGGGTCTTGTCGAAAGACTTTATGTTGTTTTCCTGGTTTTTGATCGATAACGGTCAACGATTAGTGGAAACTATGCTAGATTTTGAAGATCCAACAAACTACTAAAAAACTGAGTATAGTTAACTCGCCCTGGACGAATTAAAGCCCAGAGGACGGCTTAACAACCTGTAAGTAGCAGGAACAAGGAGGAACAGTAAAATGAAAAAACATAAAGTAATTGCACTGGTTGCTCTTACTCTACTAATTTCAATAGCAGTAAACACCGGAGGTGCAACAGACAATAATTGCAATAAAGATAATATTTGTAATGTTGTCGGCACCCATTATAAATGCAGTACCTGGTCTAACGAACAATATCCAGTAATTGATTTATTTGGGGAGAAAAATGTTCCATTGCTTGCTAACCACTGTAATATATGGAATGCACATGTTAACAAGCTTGCCAGGTTGATTCTTGACAGTAACGCAACTTATACCCTCAAAGATGGCGAAAAGCTCGACCTTGGTCAGGGATATGCTCTTGAAGTCAAGCAGATTGACATTGACAATGAGAAGGTCTGGCTTGAATTTAC
Coding sequences within:
- a CDS encoding acetate--CoA ligase family protein: MKAYGIPLIKTRFAKTAEEAVIAAEEIGYPLVMKVVSPQISHKSDIGGIKFSLQNAAEVKTAYQDMIEGIQKKLPDAYLEGVQLQPMLSGGKEVILGMVHDPTFGPMLMFGLGGIYIEILKDIQFAIVPVDEREAREMITGIKTYPLLAGVRGEKPSDINALVDIIFRVSNLVFDFPEIEEFEINPMMVFEKGKGALAVDLRLILKSDM
- a CDS encoding acetate kinase, with translation MKVLVINAGSSSLKYQLIDMTNESPLAIGLCERVGIDNSIITQKRFDGKKLEKQVDLPTHKVALEEVVKALTDSEFGVITDMGEINAVGHRVVHGGEKFTTSALFDAGVEAAIKDCFDLAPLHNPPNMMGISACAEIMPGTPMVIVFDTAFHQTMPAYAYMYALPYDLYEKHGVRRYGFHGTSHKYVAGRAALMLGKPIEDTKIITCHLGNGSSITAVKGGKSVDTSMGFTPLEGVAMGTRCGSIDPAVVPFVMDKEGLSSREIDTLMNKKSGVLGVSGISNDFRDLDEAASHGNERAELALEIFAYSVKRVIGEYLAVLNGADAIVFTAGIGENSASIRKRILAGLDGLGIKIDEEKNKIRGQEIDISTPDASIKVFVIPTNEELAIARETKDIVETEAKLRSSVPV
- a CDS encoding S-layer protein domain-containing protein; protein product: MKKYTVFLVATFTILISVAADTANAADNASNITSVCDIAETDYKSESWSNGQYPVIDLFGEKEVPLFTTNGSTGNVHVNKLAKLLLDDNNTYTLLQGGEKLDLGNGYALEAKQINIDNEEIWFEFSKDGKYIADQIVPANTDGNNTWTVTLDNVQGENNVVAMKVHVKNIFVGAVDNIVQINGLWLTDYTNATTLKVGDKIGEFTLENIVSGVNTSNMGSLVFENNTGSSVACNVVGTNYKCNSWSNVAADTASTEDTANTADIANTEDIASTEDTASTEDNVSNMTDVCNVVSTSYKWVSNEQYPVIDLFGDKYVPLFTTNGSIWDSHVTKLAKLIIDSNEHQVLKDGETIELGQGYALEAKQISIPNSQAWLEVTKDGKYVDDRIVTLNDDKNTTWNLTLDNVQGENNVIVMRVHVDSVGGLVEDNILQYSCVTIDGIWLIDYSDVINLEIGDKIGGLTLEKIIGGTNISNQGSLVFKNATGSSISYNVVGTDYTCESWSNQYPTINLFGETYFPLLANSDKSRKPYNDPIWECHVDKIAKLILDSDKKHLLKTGEKIDFGQGYSLQVKEIDVDGERAWIEFDKDGKYVDDTIALTYPNEHYWTCLRDNIQGEDNIPVLKVYVSKVYQDGNDSIVQIGGIWLIDYANARTLKIGDKIGESTLEKIVSGTNSSNPGSLAFKKTQAVDSSPTSEEKTVVSTNKSTSPSISWDLDFLNFITSKFR
- a CDS encoding helix-turn-helix transcriptional regulator, whose protein sequence is MLAVGILLISSTVAINLLLEDSPVVIQLEGDTFKVVDIPYVYTVKEAYILLFSGFLGGLALAQVLLYLGVQGSELSITGQEAQVTAFNVITEKAPEKIFEVSLENDPVEENLYRDNIDPTDVLLRALEGDERKAIELIAAKGGRILQNELVNSLDFSKAKVSRVLMNLERRGIITKKKYGLTNCISIADELKDNVGIKGEMK
- a CDS encoding HEAT repeat domain-containing protein, which codes for MIKRDELFSCKSAKLLVLMLLLFGNCAGCLEKDPVEAHVNSLVQGLGDEDERVSSVSANELCEIGEPAVDPLIKALKDDNSQVRSLAAQDLGIIGDKKATNSLIEALKDPVPEVRMNSAFSLGELQATEAVEPLIELLKDEDGEVVRYTVISLGMLKDPRATEPLCEVLKRDDASISYDGDSDMRYTGNSDIRSEAVFALGEIGDPRAVDTLLDLLSDKEIGSYAASSLGLMKGEYVFGKLIKLLENKNPTIRTNAVSVYEHIQDPAAVPIMIRMLNDQVPEVRRETAYALGHFNESEEIAQTEEPLINALGDSKVEVQAAAAGSLGLIESKKAIPLLAEIIQSKDSTLCETAIYSLARYKDPEAADALIDALGNENWHIRMEIVYSLMEVGDTRAVDPIISLLVDENYEVRKSAASALGKLGDRKAVEPIIKALETERESDVRITEVQALGILGGPEAIKCLSRVSTDKDEYKYVRNSAEKALVILKGGGTVNASSFY